A stretch of Bradyrhizobium diazoefficiens DNA encodes these proteins:
- a CDS encoding flagellar motor protein MotA, producing MPSGASPRSTLDIEYAKLSSPSVFLVRMLVFLVLCALVGVVLYKQIIQAFFANPGLNALIGAVLFIGIVLAFRQVIRLYPEVSWVNNFRIADPGLAPARHPKLLAPMAMILGGERTGRMTITQTTMRHLLDSIATRLDESRDISRYMTGLLVFLGLLGTFWGLIETVGSVGKVIDGLKVGGDAGALFDTLKEGLAAPLGGMGISFSSSLFGLAGSLILGFLDLQSSQAQNRFYTDLEDWLATTVREYGSGEVAVAASGGGGVASGELQAAVERLRSVLEEGSASRGTTAAMASLAEAIQALVSHMRTEQQMIREWADGQGEQNREIRRLLERIARQPEKS from the coding sequence ATGCCGTCAGGCGCCTCGCCTCGCTCCACCCTCGACATCGAATACGCGAAACTGTCCTCCCCCAGCGTTTTCCTGGTGCGGATGCTGGTCTTTCTGGTGCTGTGCGCGCTGGTGGGCGTGGTGCTCTACAAGCAGATTATCCAGGCCTTCTTTGCCAATCCGGGCCTCAACGCCCTGATCGGGGCGGTGCTGTTCATCGGCATCGTGCTGGCCTTCCGCCAGGTCATCCGGCTCTACCCCGAAGTCTCCTGGGTCAACAATTTCCGTATCGCCGATCCCGGCCTGGCGCCGGCCCGGCACCCGAAACTGCTGGCGCCGATGGCGATGATCCTGGGCGGCGAGCGCACCGGGCGGATGACCATCACCCAGACCACCATGCGGCACCTGCTCGATTCCATCGCGACCCGCCTCGACGAGTCCCGCGACATCTCCCGCTACATGACCGGGCTGCTGGTCTTCCTCGGCCTGCTCGGCACCTTCTGGGGCCTGATCGAGACGGTCGGCTCGGTCGGCAAAGTGATCGACGGGCTCAAGGTCGGGGGCGACGCCGGCGCGCTGTTCGACACGCTGAAGGAGGGGCTGGCCGCTCCGCTCGGCGGCATGGGCATCTCGTTCTCCAGCTCACTGTTCGGCCTCGCCGGCTCACTGATCCTCGGCTTCCTCGATCTGCAATCGAGCCAGGCGCAGAACCGCTTCTACACCGACCTCGAAGACTGGCTCGCTACCACCGTGCGCGAGTACGGCAGCGGCGAGGTCGCGGTCGCGGCCTCCGGTGGCGGCGGTGTTGCCAGCGGCGAGCTTCAGGCTGCCGTCGAGCGCTTGCGCTCCGTGCTCGAGGAAGGCAGCGCCAGCCGCGGCACCACCGCGGCGATGGCGAGCCTGGCCGAAGCCATCCAGGCGCTGGTCTCGCACATGCGGACCGAGCAGCAGATGATCCGCGAATGGGCCGACGGCCAGGGCGAACAGAACCGCGAGATCCGCCGCCTGCTGGAGCGCATCGCGCGCCAGCCCGAGAAGAGTTAA
- a CDS encoding cyclopropane-fatty-acyl-phospholipid synthase family protein, with amino-acid sequence MSVVSTIIGTAERVPLPDLVVRAAIQRLCSRTATRLAAHGVSDDAAFAGRMMLRPIAEHTDAANIQHYEVPQDFFAQVLGPNRKFSSCFYKTDATTLREAEEEALRQTVEHAGIADGQAILELGCGWGSLSLWIARQFPNAKVTAVSNSQSRRTHIEGMAQSRGLLNLRVVTADMNVFAPEGQFDRIVSVEMFEHMMNWRKLMTRVRSWLAPEGRFFMHIFTHRAGSYEFDRSNREDWIAQHFFTGGVMPSHQLIRQYADIFAIEKEWRWSGTHYQRTANDWLDSFDAHRDAIESSLRNVYGDETTLWMRRWRWFFLATAGLFGYADGTEWGVSHYRMKPADELRCCVAARGDGTRLTIR; translated from the coding sequence ATGAGCGTCGTGTCCACGATCATCGGGACTGCCGAACGTGTGCCGCTGCCCGACCTCGTGGTCCGCGCCGCAATCCAGCGCCTGTGCTCGCGCACCGCAACGCGTCTCGCCGCACACGGCGTGTCCGACGATGCGGCCTTCGCAGGACGGATGATGCTGCGACCGATCGCCGAGCACACCGACGCCGCCAACATCCAGCATTACGAAGTGCCGCAAGACTTCTTCGCGCAGGTCCTGGGCCCGAACCGCAAATTTTCGTCCTGCTTCTACAAGACCGATGCGACCACCTTGCGGGAGGCCGAGGAGGAAGCGCTACGTCAGACCGTCGAGCATGCCGGCATCGCCGACGGCCAGGCCATTCTCGAGCTCGGCTGCGGTTGGGGCTCGCTGTCGCTGTGGATCGCACGGCAGTTTCCGAATGCCAAGGTGACGGCGGTGTCGAACTCGCAGTCGCGGCGCACCCATATCGAGGGGATGGCGCAGAGCCGCGGCCTGCTCAACCTACGCGTCGTCACCGCCGACATGAACGTGTTCGCGCCGGAAGGCCAGTTCGACCGCATCGTCTCGGTCGAGATGTTCGAGCACATGATGAACTGGCGCAAGCTGATGACGCGCGTGCGGTCATGGCTCGCCCCCGAAGGGCGCTTCTTCATGCACATCTTCACCCATCGCGCCGGCTCCTACGAGTTCGACCGCTCCAATCGCGAGGACTGGATCGCGCAGCATTTCTTCACCGGCGGCGTGATGCCGAGCCATCAGCTCATCCGGCAATACGCCGACATCTTCGCGATCGAGAAGGAATGGCGCTGGAGCGGCACGCATTATCAGCGCACCGCCAATGACTGGCTCGACAGTTTCGACGCGCATCGCGATGCGATCGAATCGTCCTTGCGCAACGTCTATGGCGACGAGACCACTCTGTGGATGCGGCGCTGGCGCTGGTTCTTCCTCGCCACTGCAGGCCTGTTCGGTTACGCCGACGGAACCGAGTGGGGCGTGAGCCACTATCGGATGAAACCTGCCGATGAATTGCGATGTTGTGTCGCAGCACGCGGCGATGGAACCCGACTCACAATCCGGTGA
- a CDS encoding efflux RND transporter periplasmic adaptor subunit — MSGFRARSACLAVMLVTAAPLLAACDESNSAIVQAQPSEPDVSVVTVRPQPRAVVRELPGRIAPTRVAEVRPRVSGVVVERLFHQGSEVKAGDPLYRIDPRPFEVEVISNEAALAKAQAQLQQAQQHARRIATLTNQRAAPEAENEKAIASERQAQAEVEGRKADLARAKLNLDYATVRAPIDGVVGAALVTEGALVVQNETNLATIQQLDPVYADFTQSVTELNQLRRAFESGDLERIEAGAAKVRLVLDDNSVYELNGKLLFSDARVEANTGQLTLRGEFPNPKRELLPGMYVRVRIDQGLDSDAIAVPQQAVQRNGGGGSEVFVVKDDNRVAVQPVRTGSVQDGVWFVTEGLKAGDKVVVEGFQKFAAGDRVKPQSWAEADATVESQRAQLVQ, encoded by the coding sequence ATGTCAGGATTTCGTGCGCGATCCGCATGCCTAGCAGTGATGCTGGTGACCGCGGCGCCGCTTCTTGCGGCCTGCGATGAGTCGAACTCCGCGATCGTTCAGGCCCAGCCGTCCGAACCCGATGTCAGCGTGGTCACGGTCAGGCCGCAGCCGCGCGCCGTGGTCCGGGAACTGCCCGGCCGGATCGCGCCGACTCGCGTTGCCGAGGTTCGGCCGCGCGTCTCCGGCGTCGTGGTCGAGCGCCTCTTCCACCAGGGCAGCGAAGTGAAGGCGGGTGATCCGCTCTACCGCATCGACCCGCGGCCATTCGAGGTCGAGGTGATTTCGAACGAGGCGGCGCTGGCCAAGGCGCAAGCGCAGCTCCAGCAGGCTCAACAGCATGCCCGCCGCATCGCGACCCTGACGAACCAGCGTGCAGCCCCCGAGGCGGAGAACGAGAAAGCCATCGCATCCGAGCGGCAGGCCCAGGCCGAGGTCGAGGGACGCAAGGCCGATCTGGCGCGAGCCAAGCTCAATCTCGACTATGCGACCGTGCGCGCGCCGATCGACGGGGTGGTCGGGGCGGCGCTGGTCACCGAAGGCGCACTGGTCGTACAGAACGAGACCAACCTCGCCACCATCCAGCAACTCGATCCGGTCTACGCCGACTTCACCCAGTCGGTCACGGAGCTCAATCAGCTTCGTCGTGCCTTCGAAAGCGGCGATCTCGAGCGCATCGAAGCGGGCGCCGCCAAGGTGCGGCTCGTGCTCGACGACAATTCGGTCTATGAGCTGAACGGCAAACTTCTGTTCTCCGACGCCAGGGTCGAGGCCAATACCGGCCAGCTGACGCTGCGCGGTGAGTTCCCCAATCCCAAGCGTGAATTGCTGCCGGGCATGTATGTCCGCGTGCGTATCGATCAGGGCCTCGACTCCGACGCGATCGCCGTGCCCCAACAGGCAGTCCAGCGCAATGGCGGCGGCGGTAGCGAGGTGTTCGTCGTCAAGGACGACAACCGCGTCGCCGTGCAACCGGTGCGCACCGGTTCGGTTCAGGACGGCGTCTGGTTCGTGACGGAAGGGTTGAAGGCCGGCGACAAGGTCGTGGTCGAAGGATTCCAGAAGTTCGCGGCCGGCGATAGGGTCAAGCCGCAATCCTGGGCCGAGGCCGACGCGACCGTGGAAAGCCAACGCGCGCAACTCGTGCAGTAA
- a CDS encoding multidrug efflux RND transporter permease subunit, whose product MASFFIDRPIFAWVVALFICLIGAIAIPLLPIAQYPIIAPPSISISTSYPGASPENLYNSVTRLIEEELNGASGILNFESTSDSLGQVEITANFVPGTDTSAASVEVQNRIKRVEARLPRAVIQQGILIEEASSAVLQIITLNSTDGSLDEVGLGDFMIRNVLGEIRRIPGVGRATLYSTERSLRVWIDPAKLVGYGLTADDVNKAISAQNAQVASGSIGAEPSTSSQRTSALVLVKGQLSSPDEFGAIILRANADGSTVRLRDVARIEVGGLSYQFNTRLDGKPTAGLSVLMSPTGNALATASAVEEKMKELSRFFPANISYEIPYNITPVVEASIKKVLSTLVEAVVLVFVVMFLFLQNIRYTIIPTIVVPVALLGACTILLLAGYSINMLSMFGMVLAVGILVDDAIVVVENVERIMAEEGLPPKEATRKAMSQITGAIIGITLVLMAVFVPMAFFPGSVGIIYRQFSVTMVAAIGFSAFLALSLTPALCATLLKPVTAGHGHAKKGVFGWFNRMLEGGKEGYSRTVGFSLKRTGRLMLVYVALLAGLSWAFVNLPGGFLPVDDQGFVTTDVQTPSDSSYGRTEAVIEKVEKYLAQRPGVDNVTFLTGFSFSGQGMNTAQAFITLKDWSERGPTESAAAIVNDINRDLSSSIRDAKISALQPPPIDNLGNSSGFSFRLQDRGQKGYPAMMRAAGQLIAEANASPVLQKVYVEGLPEAGVVNLVIDRQKAGAFGVTFEDINNTISTNLGSNYINDFPNRGRMQRVVVQADARDRMRTEDILNYNVKNSRGQLVPFSSFATVEWSRGPTQIAGFNYYPAVRISGEAKPGFTSGDAIAEMERLAGKLPRGFGYEWTGQSLQEKLSGSQAPFLLALSVFVVFLCLAALYESWTIPLAVLLTVPLGIVGAVVAAMLRGLPNDVYFTVGLITIIGLAAKDAILIIEFARDLRKEGKPLVDVTIEACRLRFRPILMTGLAFICGVLPMAIAHGAGGASQQSLGTVVMGGMIAVVILALLMVPVFFVTVQRVLAGDSEKAEKVEGEAYGPPAPARAGH is encoded by the coding sequence ATGGCGAGCTTCTTCATCGACAGGCCGATCTTCGCCTGGGTCGTCGCGCTGTTCATCTGTCTGATCGGCGCGATCGCGATCCCGCTGTTGCCGATCGCGCAATATCCGATCATCGCGCCGCCATCGATCTCGATCTCGACGAGTTACCCCGGCGCGTCGCCGGAAAACCTCTACAACAGCGTCACGCGGCTGATCGAGGAGGAGCTCAACGGCGCCTCCGGCATTCTCAATTTCGAATCGACCAGCGACTCGCTCGGCCAGGTCGAGATCACAGCCAATTTCGTGCCGGGCACCGATACCAGCGCGGCTTCGGTCGAGGTGCAGAACCGCATCAAGCGCGTCGAAGCCCGTCTGCCGCGGGCGGTGATCCAGCAAGGCATCCTGATCGAGGAAGCCTCGAGCGCGGTGCTCCAGATCATCACGCTGAACTCGACCGACGGCAGTCTCGATGAAGTCGGCCTCGGCGACTTCATGATCCGCAACGTGCTCGGCGAGATCCGCCGCATTCCCGGCGTCGGCCGCGCCACGCTCTATTCGACGGAACGCAGCTTGCGTGTCTGGATCGATCCGGCAAAGCTGGTCGGCTATGGGCTGACCGCGGACGACGTCAACAAGGCGATATCAGCGCAGAACGCGCAGGTCGCCTCGGGCAGTATCGGCGCCGAGCCGTCGACCTCGAGCCAGCGCACCTCCGCGCTGGTGCTGGTCAAGGGCCAGCTGTCCTCGCCCGACGAGTTCGGCGCGATCATCCTGCGCGCCAACGCCGATGGCTCGACCGTGCGGTTGCGCGACGTCGCGCGCATCGAGGTCGGCGGCCTCAGCTACCAGTTCAACACCCGCCTCGACGGCAAGCCCACCGCCGGTCTCTCCGTGCTGATGTCGCCGACCGGCAATGCGCTCGCGACCGCAAGCGCGGTCGAGGAGAAGATGAAGGAGCTGTCGCGCTTCTTCCCCGCCAACATCTCCTATGAGATCCCCTACAACATCACGCCGGTGGTCGAAGCCTCGATCAAGAAGGTGCTGTCGACGCTGGTCGAGGCCGTGGTGCTGGTGTTCGTGGTGATGTTCCTGTTTCTCCAGAACATCCGCTACACCATCATTCCGACCATCGTGGTGCCGGTGGCGCTATTGGGCGCCTGCACCATTCTGCTGCTCGCCGGCTATTCCATCAACATGCTCTCGATGTTCGGCATGGTGCTCGCGGTCGGCATCCTCGTCGACGACGCCATCGTCGTGGTCGAGAATGTCGAGCGCATCATGGCGGAAGAAGGCCTGCCGCCGAAGGAAGCGACGCGCAAAGCCATGTCACAGATCACTGGCGCCATTATCGGCATCACGCTGGTGCTGATGGCTGTGTTCGTGCCGATGGCGTTCTTCCCGGGCTCGGTCGGCATCATCTACCGCCAGTTTTCGGTGACCATGGTTGCCGCGATCGGCTTCTCGGCCTTCCTGGCGCTGTCGCTGACGCCGGCGCTGTGCGCAACCTTGCTCAAGCCCGTCACGGCGGGTCACGGTCATGCGAAGAAGGGCGTGTTCGGCTGGTTCAACCGCATGCTCGAAGGCGGCAAGGAGGGCTATTCCCGCACCGTCGGCTTCTCGCTGAAGCGTACGGGACGCCTGATGCTGGTCTATGTCGCGCTGCTGGCCGGCCTGTCCTGGGCCTTCGTCAATTTGCCCGGCGGCTTCCTGCCCGTGGACGACCAGGGTTTTGTCACCACCGACGTGCAGACGCCATCGGATTCGTCGTACGGCCGCACCGAGGCCGTGATCGAAAAGGTGGAAAAATATCTGGCGCAGCGGCCAGGCGTCGACAACGTCACCTTCCTCACTGGCTTCAGCTTCTCCGGCCAGGGCATGAACACCGCGCAGGCCTTCATTACGCTGAAGGACTGGTCGGAGCGCGGGCCGACGGAATCTGCCGCGGCGATCGTCAATGACATCAACCGCGACTTGTCGTCGTCGATCCGCGACGCCAAGATCTCGGCGTTGCAGCCGCCGCCGATCGACAATCTCGGCAATTCGTCCGGCTTCTCGTTCCGCCTCCAGGATCGCGGCCAGAAGGGCTATCCGGCCATGATGCGCGCCGCCGGTCAGCTGATCGCGGAAGCCAATGCGAGTCCGGTGTTGCAAAAGGTCTATGTCGAGGGCCTGCCCGAAGCCGGCGTGGTCAATCTCGTGATCGACCGCCAGAAGGCCGGCGCCTTCGGCGTCACCTTCGAGGACATCAACAACACCATCTCGACCAATCTCGGCTCGAACTATATCAACGACTTCCCGAACCGCGGCCGCATGCAGCGCGTCGTGGTGCAGGCCGACGCCCGCGACCGCATGAGGACCGAGGACATCCTCAACTACAACGTCAAGAACAGCCGCGGCCAGCTCGTGCCGTTCTCCTCCTTTGCGACGGTCGAATGGTCGCGCGGTCCGACCCAGATCGCCGGCTTCAACTATTATCCCGCCGTGCGCATCTCCGGCGAAGCCAAACCCGGCTTTACCTCGGGCGATGCGATTGCCGAGATGGAGCGGCTTGCCGGCAAACTGCCGCGCGGCTTCGGCTATGAATGGACCGGACAGTCGCTCCAGGAAAAACTGTCGGGCTCGCAGGCGCCATTCCTGCTGGCGCTGTCGGTCTTCGTGGTGTTCCTGTGTCTGGCCGCGCTTTATGAGAGCTGGACCATTCCGCTCGCAGTGCTGCTCACCGTGCCGCTCGGCATCGTCGGCGCGGTGGTCGCCGCGATGCTGCGGGGTCTCCCGAACGACGTCTATTTCACCGTCGGCCTCATCACCATCATTGGTCTCGCCGCCAAGGACGCGATCCTGATCATCGAGTTCGCCAGGGATCTGCGCAAAGAAGGCAAGCCGCTGGTGGACGTCACCATCGAGGCCTGCCGCCTGCGCTTCCGTCCGATCCTGATGACCGGCCTCGCCTTCATCTGCGGCGTGCTGCCGATGGCGATCGCCCACGGCGCCGGCGGCGCCAGCCAGCAATCGCTCGGCACCGTCGTGATGGGCGGCATGATCGCGGTGGTGATCTTGGCGCTACTGATGGTGCCGGTGTTCTTCGTCACGGTACAGCGCGTGTTGGCGGGGGACAGCGAGAAGGCAGAGAAGGTTGAAGGCGAGGCGTACGGGCCGCCGGCACCGGCGAGGGCCGGTCACTGA
- a CDS encoding AAA family ATPase, with product MRLTDVAISNYRSIRQLSIPIHPLSVFVGENGVGKSNLYKSLSLLRDAATGRITRTIADEGGLNSVCWSGLRKRGEDGRLRLSAKFERLNYSIEIGFPSPAEAAFSGEPMIKAESIEATQGKRTVQLMERKNSLVSVRGESGAWSSHKDAVLPSETALAGFSDGKECPEIDLIRNAMLGWRFYHDFRTDPASPIRKPCLAITTPSLSADGNDLAAALATLYTIREDATDLQDAIQDAFPGAELRAWEANGWCEFDLQLADMPRPFKAHELSDGTLKYICLLAVFMGYRLPPFIALNEPETSLHPSLLAPLARLVAKASHRADIWIVTHSEQLMEALRTESSVPLRRVIKPKGATTIEGLTIGGEYRDEESDDDDS from the coding sequence ATGCGTCTGACCGACGTTGCGATCTCTAACTACCGCTCCATTCGGCAGCTCTCGATACCAATCCACCCCTTGTCCGTATTCGTGGGCGAGAACGGTGTCGGTAAATCCAATCTCTACAAGTCCTTGTCGCTGTTGCGCGACGCGGCAACCGGGCGGATCACGCGCACGATCGCCGACGAAGGCGGATTGAATTCGGTCTGCTGGTCCGGCCTCCGCAAGCGCGGCGAGGATGGACGACTGCGGTTGTCGGCCAAATTCGAGCGTCTCAACTATTCCATCGAGATCGGATTTCCTAGCCCGGCTGAGGCGGCGTTTTCCGGCGAGCCGATGATCAAGGCCGAAAGTATCGAGGCGACGCAGGGCAAGCGAACGGTTCAACTGATGGAACGGAAAAATTCGCTCGTCAGCGTTCGCGGCGAAAGCGGCGCATGGAGCAGCCACAAGGACGCGGTGCTTCCGTCCGAGACGGCGCTTGCGGGTTTTTCCGATGGCAAAGAATGCCCCGAAATCGATTTGATCAGAAACGCAATGCTGGGCTGGCGCTTCTATCACGACTTTCGCACCGATCCGGCGTCACCGATACGAAAGCCGTGTCTGGCGATTACGACGCCCTCGCTCAGTGCCGATGGAAACGATCTGGCCGCGGCCCTGGCGACGCTCTATACCATTCGGGAAGACGCCACCGACCTGCAGGACGCAATCCAGGATGCATTCCCGGGCGCTGAACTCCGCGCATGGGAGGCAAATGGCTGGTGTGAATTTGATCTGCAACTGGCGGATATGCCGCGGCCATTCAAGGCCCACGAATTATCCGATGGGACGCTGAAATACATCTGCCTGCTCGCAGTTTTCATGGGCTATCGGCTGCCGCCCTTCATCGCGCTGAACGAACCCGAGACCAGCCTGCATCCGTCGCTGCTGGCGCCACTGGCGCGGCTGGTCGCCAAGGCATCACATCGCGCCGACATCTGGATCGTCACCCATTCGGAGCAACTGATGGAGGCATTGCGAACCGAGAGTTCGGTCCCGCTTCGCCGGGTGATCAAGCCGAAAGGTGCCACGACCATCGAGGGTCTGACCATTGGCGGTGAATATCGGGACGAGGAATCGGACGACGACGATTCCTAG
- a CDS encoding DNA-binding transcriptional regulator, which produces MHKSGLLSKAARDKITMRHLGASDMPAAATAKISGADVKAIRERAKLSQAVFARYLNVTAGYVSQLERGDKHPTGPTLVLLNVIRRKGIEAIL; this is translated from the coding sequence ATGCACAAGAGCGGTCTGCTATCGAAGGCAGCCCGCGACAAGATCACCATGCGACATCTCGGGGCCTCAGACATGCCCGCCGCTGCCACGGCGAAAATTTCAGGCGCCGACGTCAAGGCCATCCGCGAGCGGGCGAAACTGAGCCAAGCGGTTTTCGCCCGGTACCTCAACGTAACGGCTGGTTACGTGTCACAGCTCGAACGCGGCGACAAACACCCAACCGGCCCAACCCTCGTGCTGCTCAACGTGATCCGCCGCAAAGGCATCGAGGCTATTCTCTAG
- a CDS encoding type II toxin-antitoxin system RelE/ParE family toxin: MRIFKTRTLAKFTRQHGIDDAALVEAVDRAKRGLIDADLGGKVIKQRVARPGQGKRSGFRMLIGFGSDRAVYLFAFAKNERENISNGELFTLREIAASFLGANKEKIDQAINDGTLIDVHDGNESKKEGKDQSARKGAAGNGA, from the coding sequence TTGCGTATTTTCAAGACGAGAACGCTTGCTAAGTTCACCCGCCAGCATGGCATCGACGATGCAGCCCTTGTTGAGGCCGTTGATCGTGCCAAGCGTGGCCTGATCGACGCCGATCTTGGCGGCAAGGTCATTAAGCAGCGGGTTGCTCGTCCGGGGCAGGGCAAAAGAAGCGGCTTTCGTATGTTGATCGGGTTTGGCTCGGATCGCGCCGTCTACCTTTTTGCCTTCGCTAAGAATGAGCGCGAGAACATCAGCAACGGCGAGCTGTTCACTTTGCGTGAAATCGCAGCCTCGTTTCTGGGCGCGAACAAAGAGAAAATCGACCAAGCAATAAACGATGGAACTTTAATCGATGTGCATGATGGCAACGAAAGCAAAAAAGAAGGCAAAGACCAGTCGGCTCGCAAAGGAGCTGCTGGAAACGGCGCATGA
- a CDS encoding inositol monophosphatase family protein, whose translation MLYSATINVMVKAARRAGRSLKRDLGEIEHLQVSLKGPANFVSLADKRAEEILYQDLAKARPGYGFIGEEGGQREGSDKSHTWIVDPLDGTTNFLHGIPQFAISIGLSREGTIIAGVIYNPANDELYIAERGKGAFLNDQRLRVAGRRQLNECVVACGLPHLGRGDHEEFRREMTAIQDRVAGLRRFGAASLDLAFVAAGRLDGYWERDLQPWDIAAGQIMVREAGGTISDINTPGDALVTGDVVCGNEFVHGELVKVLRK comes from the coding sequence ATGCTGTATTCCGCCACTATCAACGTCATGGTCAAAGCCGCGCGCCGCGCCGGCCGCAGCCTCAAGCGCGATCTCGGTGAGATCGAGCATTTGCAAGTCTCGCTGAAGGGGCCGGCAAACTTCGTCTCGCTCGCTGACAAGCGCGCCGAAGAAATCCTCTATCAAGACCTCGCCAAGGCCCGGCCGGGCTACGGCTTCATCGGCGAGGAAGGAGGCCAGCGCGAAGGCTCCGACAAGAGCCACACCTGGATCGTCGATCCCTTGGACGGCACCACCAACTTCCTGCACGGCATCCCGCAATTCGCGATCTCCATCGGGCTTTCGCGCGAAGGCACCATCATCGCCGGCGTGATCTACAACCCCGCCAATGACGAGCTCTACATCGCCGAGCGCGGCAAGGGCGCCTTCCTCAACGATCAGCGCCTGCGCGTCGCCGGCCGCCGCCAGCTCAACGAATGCGTGGTGGCCTGCGGCCTGCCCCATCTCGGTCGCGGCGACCACGAGGAATTCCGCCGCGAGATGACCGCGATCCAGGACCGCGTCGCGGGCCTCCGCCGCTTCGGCGCCGCCTCGCTCGACCTCGCCTTCGTCGCCGCCGGCCGCCTCGACGGCTATTGGGAGCGCGACCTGCAACCCTGGGACATCGCCGCCGGCCAGATCATGGTGCGCGAAGCAGGCGGCACCATCAGCGACATCAACACACCGGGCGATGCCCTGGTGACGGGCGACGTCGTGTGCGGAAATGAGTTCGTCCACGGGGAGCTGGTGAAGGTGTTGCGGAAGTAG
- a CDS encoding tetratricopeptide repeat protein: MTLPRITLLATLLLAAPAAAQLQITPPATIPSPSTEKARENPKEKPKEKLKEKPKVAPHTITKKKEAAPKPSASPSPTLPATVIPAPATDDSNVDLVFGAYQRGQYKTAFDLASARAKTGDAKAMTMLGELYSNAMGIRRDYAKAVEWYKRASDAGDREAMFALAMLRIAGRGGPVDKGEAVKLMASAAKLGEPKAAYNLALLYLDGQTLPQDVKRSAELLRQAADAGVPEAQYALATFYKEGTGVPKDLDKSVRLLQAASLADNVDAEVEYAIALFNGTGTPKNQPAAVALLRKASRQGSAIAQNRLAWVLINGMGAPVDKIEGFKWHLVAKTSGKGDPELDKQLADLPADDRAKAEAAAKKWLGTK, from the coding sequence ATGACGCTCCCGCGCATCACGCTTCTGGCCACGCTGCTGCTGGCAGCGCCCGCGGCCGCGCAGCTCCAGATCACGCCGCCGGCGACGATCCCAAGCCCATCGACCGAGAAAGCCAGGGAAAATCCGAAGGAAAAGCCCAAGGAAAAGCTGAAGGAAAAGCCGAAGGTCGCGCCCCACACGATCACCAAGAAAAAGGAGGCCGCACCAAAGCCATCGGCCTCGCCGAGCCCGACGCTGCCGGCAACCGTGATCCCGGCGCCGGCGACCGACGATTCCAACGTCGACCTCGTGTTCGGCGCCTATCAGCGCGGCCAGTACAAGACCGCCTTCGATCTCGCCAGTGCGCGTGCCAAGACCGGCGACGCCAAGGCCATGACCATGCTGGGCGAGCTCTATTCCAACGCTATGGGCATCAGGCGCGACTACGCCAAGGCGGTCGAGTGGTACAAGCGCGCGTCCGACGCCGGCGACCGCGAGGCGATGTTTGCGCTCGCGATGCTGCGCATTGCCGGCCGCGGCGGTCCTGTCGACAAGGGCGAGGCGGTCAAGCTGATGGCCTCCGCCGCCAAGCTCGGCGAGCCCAAGGCCGCCTATAACCTCGCTTTGCTTTATCTGGACGGCCAGACCCTGCCGCAGGACGTCAAGCGCTCCGCCGAACTACTGCGCCAGGCGGCGGATGCCGGCGTGCCCGAGGCTCAATACGCGCTCGCGACCTTCTACAAGGAAGGCACCGGCGTGCCCAAGGACCTCGACAAGTCGGTGCGGCTGCTCCAGGCCGCCTCATTGGCCGACAACGTCGATGCCGAGGTCGAATATGCCATCGCGCTGTTCAACGGCACCGGCACGCCGAAGAACCAGCCGGCGGCCGTGGCGTTGCTGCGCAAGGCGTCCCGCCAAGGCAGCGCGATCGCACAAAACCGGCTGGCCTGGGTCTTGATCAACGGCATGGGTGCGCCCGTGGACAAGATCGAGGGGTTCAAATGGCACCTGGTGGCCAAGACGTCGGGCAAGGGCGATCCCGAACTCGACAAACAGCTTGCCGATCTGCCTGCTGACGACCGCGCCAAGGCCGAAGCCGCCGCCAAGAAATGGCTCGGGACCAAATGA